The sequence AGATAAGCGGAGCATTTGCTGCAATCATCCTAACGAGCTCTTTCTTAAACTTATAATTTAAGTTATATGGCTATAGATTTATGCCTAATTTATACTCCCTCATTGACACCTTGATATGTGGTATATGCATCTTTAGCGGCAGGACGCGTGGAGCATTTACCTTCTGAATAGTGTACGTGGGCCTTTGTTTTCCCATCCTCCACCTATTAGATGTAATGTATTGCTCTGCCGCTCCTTATTAAAGCCAGGTGGAGGATATGATAGTCAATTTCTGAAAACAGCAGCACTAATATGGAAAAGGTAAATGTTTCTCTATCTAATATATCTCTTATTCAAGTTGCACGGACATTCAGATCTAGGAGTTTTTAATAATTGATTCCTCTCAACTACTAATGCAACTCCTATCATCAACAGTGTTGCTAGTAATTAAGTAGCGTCTCTTTCTCAATGAGGATGAGTTCTTTTTCTCACAAATCATAATCCATTCTTCAGCCCTTCACAATTTAACCTGATCTTGATTCTCTACCTAATTAAATGTCTGACGATTTTACTCAATAGGTGGAATTATCACTCATGATTATAGCATCCCGCCTGCTTTATTTATCCTCCATCCACATTCCAATATTGAAATGGTCAAATTGGTACCTATGCAATTATTAGTTTTATTTTGCAGGTCATTAAATACTATACATGGGAGCCCCCTTGTGCTTCAGCTGGTTCCGGCCGTTGGAGTTCTTGTTTTAGCCGCATGGGGTCTCATTCCATTGATGCGCTTTGGCAGAAAATTTTTCTTTCATGTACTGGCTTCTCTGGACAATCTTTCTCGTTGGTCTGCATGTTGTCTACATCATCATTGTCCCTAAATTAAGGCGTTTTCTGAAAACCTTTATGCAGGAAAGCGAGAGTAATTGGAAACAAAGCGGCTTGCATTATGTTGCAGATTCCTATCTTAAACCTGTGCTTTTATGGACCGGAGCAATACTTATATGCAGGTTAAATTAAAGTGCAATTTTTAAAATCTTAAACATGTTAGATATTTTGCTTTATAAAACACTCATGCTGCTGGCGTGAACTTTTGCAGAGCAGTGGATCCACTGATTTTACCTTCAGCTGCAAGCCAGGCAGTCAAGCAAAGATTTCTTACTTTTATACGATCATTATCGACAGTGATGGCACTTGCCTACTGTTTATCTAGGTGATATTTTGCTTTCAAGATCTTGTAATATTTGATTTTCTGATGCAGTATCTATTCGTTGGTTTATGGATTTCATTTATCATAGCTCTTAATAGCACCAATGTAGCTTTCTGTCATACTCTTGGTTTTCCCGGTATCTTAATTACTTAATTCTGATTAGTTGCTCTCTGTTTATAATACACGAAGTTcatcttgattttcttttctggCAGCTTGATTCAGCAAACACAAAAATTCCTTATGGAGACAAAAGACCCCTCTGATGCAAGAAATGTATGTGGGAATTATGTATCTAATCCAATCTGTTGAAGCATGCAAAACTTATAACCTTGGTTAATGCAGAGATGTTTAGAATGAAGCCCGATATAGATTTTTAAACAGCACGTAAAATGCTAATGCTAAACAAGGAAACTAAACAACTGGAAGTACTTTAGTTACCTATTTGTCAAAAGCTTATTGATGCCTGTTTATTGATTCCCTTTTCCCCAAGATCATGTTCTTTCTCCAAGAAAGCTTCATTCTTGGCTTAAGTAATATGGATCCAACTCCAGATTAGAGGCTTATGTTAGTTTGGCGGTATCACATACTAGTGTGCAATTGTTATTACACCTTTCCTGTGCATATTTAAGTAATCTAAAACTATCAAACCAATTAAACGCTAGTGATTAAAGTGGCCTCTCCAGAAAAATATGCAGCACCACATTTTCTTTTCTGTACCGTGGTTTTTGCTATCATTCGTTGTTGCCTTCTATGACCAAATTCTTATTCTTCAAATATGTGTTTTTTGCTCTTTCAGATGGGATTCGAATTTGCAGGGAAAGCTGTATATACTGCAGTGTGGGTTGCATCTGTTTCATTGTTCATGGAACTGCTTGGTTTTTCTACACAAAAGTGGTTGACAGCTGGGGGTCTTGGGACAGTATTGCTTACTCTTGCTGGTCGTGAGGTAATCTGACCATTTGTTTTGCATTTCTAAGTGCGTCGAAATGAGGTTTTATACCTTTTCTCTATTTCATTTGGATGTTCTCCCAAGTGGTTGGTTTAATATTACTTCTGCTTTcatgtttccttttttttttctctgtctGGGTAGAGTGCTTGTGTGCCACTTGGATTAGTGCAACTTATATTTTTTACTTCCTTGGGGCTTGTTCAGATACTTACGAACTTCCTCTCAAGCATAATGATCCATGCAACAAGGCCCTTTGTTCTAAATGACTGGATACAGACAAAGATACAGGGCTATGACGTCTCTGGTACAGTGGAGGTAAATCTTAGCTCCTGCTACCAATTAGATAATAAGGGAATATACTTTAAATAATGCAATAACAAGAAGTATTGCATGCTTGGTATGCAAGGATTTGCATGAAGATGTGGTTGGATAACAGCTTCATCCATTTGTGCTGAATCAGTTGAACAGAAAGCTAACTCGTGGTATTGAGCTGTTGTATGACTGCTTTCTTGTTGTTTAGCACGTAGGTTGGTGGTCACCAACAGTCATAAGAGGTGATGACCGTGAAGCCATTCATATACCAAATCACAAATTTTCAGTGAATATCGTCAGGAATCTTAGCCAGAAGACTCATTGGCGGATCAAGACTCACCTTGCCATCAGCCACTTGGATGTGAATAAGATCAATGTCAGTAACAATTTTCTAGTTAGTTAACATATATTCTTTTTAATTCTGAAAAACAAATTTTGTTGGCTGATGAGTATTTACATGCCTCTTTCGCGTGCAGAACATTGTTGCGGATATGCGGAAGGTTTTGGCGAAAAATCCTCAAATAGAACAGCAGCGATTACATAGGCGAGTTTTTCTGGATAATGTTGATCCAGAGAATCAGGCTCTTATGGTAGGTTATACCTCTTTACCTACCTCATTCAATTCCTGAAATACAGCGGTAAAATGCATTGACAGCTGTTTGTAATGCAACTAATCATGGTCATGATATTATTGTCATGAGTTATAAGCTTTAAAAATAATAGCCATCTCAAATTCGCTGAATCATTTACTTGCATCTTGTTAGATTTTTAAAGATTCTAATCATACATAAAGAGGAAGGAGTTGGCCAGGGGTGTTTTCTATACGATTATTTTCCTGTATTTGTTTTGATAAAATGCGAGCCTGTTTTGCTTCCACTTTGATAAAATGCGAGCCTGTTTTGCTAAACGTTAAGAAGGCTAGCGGCTTCTTATCTCTGTGTTTGATCTCTTCCATCTCTGGTTGGTCCATTTCACCTATATTGAAGAAATGTGTGAACCCTGTAGAGGCTGAAAAGGGGTGAAGGATCGTACTCTCAATTAGGCTTTCCGAGACTCCATTCTCCCATTGAATAAGTAAAAGCCCTGTTAGCCTGGGTGAAGATGCGTGCAAAGAGCAAGGATAGAAGCTCCTTTAACTCTGCCCGACACTCGACACGTGTTAGCTCTCTAAATGTGTAGAGCCTAGTGCTAGTTGGGAATTTCTAGGCCCCTTAGCCTAAGGATCACTTCATCTCTTGTGCAAGTGTTTCCACCTGTCTTTCATATTAAATTTACATGTCTGTGTTAGAGAATTCAATCTTGGCATATCTTACATTTGTGCATAGTAGTTTAAGGAAGTAAGTTTCTTTTAATAGTATGACTCAATTTTCTTACTCGTGGCATGTGTAACAGATCATGATTTCTTGCTTTGTGAAGACTTCTTATTTTGAAGAGTACTCCCGAGTGAAGGTACGAGTTTTATCCCTTGGTTCAGTGAAGCAGTCCTGAGTCTGACTTTGTAAATTGGTATAAAATCTTTGCTTACAGTAAATCTAGTCAACCATTACCATACATTAATCAATTTATATGTAGTCATGTATAAGCTCTTTTTCTTAGTACCCAGTTTTAGATGGGTCTTCAATACTATATCGCTTTATGCAGCCACAATTTCTCTTCTACCATCTGTTCGGCAGTTCCTCATGTCACTATTGCCAGAAGTAACTAAAAAAAGTCTATAATCACCTTTAGTATCTTTAATTATTTGATTCAAGagcaaggtaggggtaaggtgggaagttcttggagggaaggatgccgggggtctatttggaaacagcctctctaccccagggtaggggtaaggtctgcgtacacactaccctccccagaccccactaagtgggattatactgggttgttgttgttgttgttgttgtaattattTGATTCAAGCTTTAGTGTAGTGCCTTCCAGCTGTAACACCAAACTGTAGGTTTGTGGGGCATACATTCAATCTGCTTCTATCTCAAGGCCTTTTCTTTCATCTCCATCTGTTGTGTGTGTATGTGGCAGTTGAGGTCCTAAGGTCTATCTGGATTATAGTAACTTCCTGCTAATGGTTCCATCAACTTTCGGTTGCAGGAGGTTATATTGCTGGATCTGCTTCGAGTAATCAGCCATCATCGTGCTCGACTTGCTACACCTCTTCGTACTGTGCAGAAAACATATCGCGAACCTGATGCGGATGATGTACCATTTGCTGATTCCATTTTCTCTCGTGATCGTCCTAATCGCCCATTCTTCCTTATTGAGCCTTCTTATAGGATCAATAATGACGATAAAACTAAGGTTTCTGCCGGTTCAGTACAACCTGATGAAGAAAAAGATGGAAAGGCTGAAGCACCAAGTACATCACAGGCTGCTGATGATACAAATGGTTTGCCATCAAAGCCTGCTGAGAAAGAAGTTGTTAAGGTCTCGTCAGCATCAAATGCTAATGTCGATTTAAAAGTAGCAACTTTGTCTTCAGATGGAAAAACACCAAAACAAGGATCGAGCAGTCCAGTTAAAAGCAACTCTGAGAAAAACCAAGTTGCTTCAGCAACTGGAGAGCCACCAGGTTTGACATCAGATATCAACATTGAGAAGACAGATGTGGCAGCTGCTGCTTCACAGGCACAACAAGATGCTGAAAGACCAATTTCACCACCTTCTGTGGGAAGGCCCATGTTAGAAGATAACATTGTTCTTGGTGTTGCACTAGAAGGGTCAAAACTAACACTTCCAATTGAGGAAGAAACGACTTCACCCTCTCCCTCTCCAGCATTTTCCGACTCAGAACCAAAGGAGTTGGCTGCCTGCCGGAATGGGAATAGCTCAACCAGCTCAAATAAAGATAAGATGGATGATCAGATGGCTGAAGCTCCAAGTGCACCAAATGTCCAAAAAGAACGAGAAAAGTGATCATTGTTTGTGGGTTCAACAATGTGCATTAATGCGCTAAGGCTGTTTTTTAGAGCTTGCATTACGCACAATGTAAATTTTCTCATGAAATTCCATTTATGTACAATTGTGGAGCAATAGTTGGCTTGTATTTTAGCATTTTGataatgatcaatgaaggcataaTGCAACTAAGTTTTAGCTTAAAGCTTGGCGTGACCATCTACTGACTTTAGATTGGTTTGTAGTACCAGGAACTCTTGCAGTTTTGGAGTGAAATTCGACCACAGTAAGATTGAGCTTATTCTAGTGATGGTTAAAAACCCTATTAAGAAAGTTAAGAAGCTAATTCTCGTATCTGAattcagaaaaggaaaaagaaaagagaagtggaaagtgaaaaagaaggaaaaaacgaACAAGGAATGGTGATTATTGAGAATAATTTTGCATTGACATCAAATATATAGGTGATGACGTATTTGTTTACCAGCTAAGATCATTCAAAATTTCGAGTTTTCCCATTACACCAATCTCTTCTTCGCAGATATGAAAATTATCTAGAAAATGAATTTTGCTAGACAGCTCATTAGTAAAATCTTCTGCAAGATTAGACAATTCAGTTAACCTATGTTAGTAAAATTGATGAGTAACAATTTAGTACTTAAAAAAAATTCTCGGTCCCCCATATTATACCACTTAGTAGTGTATGAACATACGTGTGTATCAATTAAATTATACTTGGAGATATAGCCGCTGCGGCTCCTCATAGATAGACGAAGTTGATTTTGTTTAGGCTGCAAGTTAGATTTCTATAATTGTGGTTACCAGGCTGTCTTTAAAAGCATGAAATACGATTAGAGATAAAATAAATACTAATATCAGAACTGCAACTGTTAAACTGACTTCAAAAAACT is a genomic window of Nicotiana tabacum cultivar K326 chromosome 16, ASM71507v2, whole genome shotgun sequence containing:
- the LOC107802432 gene encoding mechanosensitive ion channel protein 3, chloroplastic-like isoform X2, with the protein product MAAAVSLLLPRELGIQGKCGFTCQPKGTMSRSQTDSCSKFLSSHSSRQDAWSIYLLNSVRGPLFSHPPPIRCNVLLCRSLLKPGGGYDSQFLKTAALIWKRSLNTIHGSPLVLQLVPAVGVLVLAAWGLIPLMRFGRKFFFHESESNWKQSGLHYVADSYLKPVLLWTGAILICRAVDPLILPSAASQAVKQRFLTFIRSLSTVMALAYCLSSLIQQTQKFLMETKDPSDARNMGFEFAGKAVYTAVWVASVSLFMELLGFSTQKWLTAGGLGTVLLTLAGREILTNFLSSIMIHATRPFVLNDWIQTKIQGYDVSGTVEHVGWWSPTVIRGDDREAIHIPNHKFSVNIVRNLSQKTHWRIKTHLAISHLDVNKINNIVADMRKVLAKNPQIEQQRLHRRVFLDNVDPENQALMIMISCFVKTSYFEEYSRVKEVILLDLLRVISHHRARLATPLRTVQKTYREPDADDVPFADSIFSRDRPNRPFFLIEPSYRINNDDKTKVSAGSVQPDEEKDGKAEAPSTSQAADDTNGLPSKPAEKEVVKVSSASNANVDLKVATLSSDGKTPKQGSSSPVKSNSEKNQVASATGEPPGLTSDINIEKTDVAAAASQAQQDAERPISPPSVGRPMLEDNIVLGVALEGSKLTLPIEEETTSPSPSPAFSDSEPKELAACRNGNSSTSSNKDKMDDQMAEAPSAPNVQKEREK
- the LOC107802432 gene encoding mechanosensitive ion channel protein 3, chloroplastic-like isoform X1, which translates into the protein MMQLKGVAFFLLTIGQTMAAAVSLLLPRELGIQGKCGFTCQPKGTMSRSQTDSCSKFLSSHSSRQDAWSIYLLNSVRGPLFSHPPPIRCNVLLCRSLLKPGGGYDSQFLKTAALIWKRSLNTIHGSPLVLQLVPAVGVLVLAAWGLIPLMRFGRKFFFHESESNWKQSGLHYVADSYLKPVLLWTGAILICRAVDPLILPSAASQAVKQRFLTFIRSLSTVMALAYCLSSLIQQTQKFLMETKDPSDARNMGFEFAGKAVYTAVWVASVSLFMELLGFSTQKWLTAGGLGTVLLTLAGREILTNFLSSIMIHATRPFVLNDWIQTKIQGYDVSGTVEHVGWWSPTVIRGDDREAIHIPNHKFSVNIVRNLSQKTHWRIKTHLAISHLDVNKINNIVADMRKVLAKNPQIEQQRLHRRVFLDNVDPENQALMIMISCFVKTSYFEEYSRVKEVILLDLLRVISHHRARLATPLRTVQKTYREPDADDVPFADSIFSRDRPNRPFFLIEPSYRINNDDKTKVSAGSVQPDEEKDGKAEAPSTSQAADDTNGLPSKPAEKEVVKVSSASNANVDLKVATLSSDGKTPKQGSSSPVKSNSEKNQVASATGEPPGLTSDINIEKTDVAAAASQAQQDAERPISPPSVGRPMLEDNIVLGVALEGSKLTLPIEEETTSPSPSPAFSDSEPKELAACRNGNSSTSSNKDKMDDQMAEAPSAPNVQKEREK